In Belonocnema kinseyi isolate 2016_QV_RU_SX_M_011 chromosome 4, B_treatae_v1, whole genome shotgun sequence, a single window of DNA contains:
- the LOC117171989 gene encoding uncharacterized protein LOC117171989 isoform X2, whose protein sequence is MANLSESVSARQRQQVLMEFFENSVNLTVDFHTRVEYLVTGEKPPSEEPGLEDTCGVI, encoded by the exons ATGGCAAACCTTAGTGAATCAGTATCAGCTAGACAACGGCAACAAGTTCTCATGGAGTTTTTTGAAAACTCCGTGAATCTGACGGTCGATTTCCACACGCGAGTGGAGTACTTGGTGACTGGAG AAAAACCACCATCTGAGGAACCTGGACTGGAGGATACATGCGGTGTGATCTGA
- the LOC117171989 gene encoding uncharacterized protein LOC117171989 isoform X1, whose amino-acid sequence MRDTILTCPVCFRKYELDRYFLKHLLDKHNLKQCESCQEYINMKTGIHTCEEAIFSCESVDTYVTSGEVLYEEISAHDGETPDFLVEDDNGHEQSTNVMLGNHLLISHNITFHEEDATMEVNANETLSPESVDMP is encoded by the coding sequence ATGCGCGACACAATCCTTACCTGCCCAGTCTGCTTCAGAAAATACGAGCTGGATAGGTATTTCCTGAAACATCTTCTCGACAAGCATAATTTAAAGCAGTGCGAAAGTTGCCAGGAGTATATAAATATGAAAACTGGAATCCACACGTGCGAAGAAGCAATTTTTTCATGTGAATCAGTTGACACGTATGTGACATCAGGCGAAGTCTTGTACGAAGAGATAAGTGCACATGATGGCGAGACACCGGATTTCCTGGTAGAAGATGACAACGGTCATGAACAGTCAACGAACGTTATGTTGGGTAATCATTTGCTGATATCACATAACATCACGTTCCATGAAGAAGACGCCACTATGGAAGTTAATGCGAACGAGACTTTAAGCCCGGAATCAGTTGATATGCCTTAA